From the Flavimarina sp. Hel_I_48 genome, one window contains:
- a CDS encoding RNA methyltransferase yields the protein MSRKLANSELDRKTVDEFKDSSKTPLIIILDNVRSLHNIGSVFRTADAFLIEKIYLCGITASPPHRDITKTALGATKTVRWEHHTNTSEVIEELQQSGVKILAIEQAENAVMLNDFAVKSGEKYAVIFGNEVKGVQQELVNAADAIIEIPQLGTKHSLNISVSAGVVIWDLFVKIKFK from the coding sequence ATGAGCAGAAAATTAGCAAACAGCGAACTGGATAGAAAAACCGTGGATGAATTTAAAGATTCGTCAAAAACCCCGCTTATCATTATCCTTGATAATGTGCGAAGCCTGCACAATATAGGTTCTGTTTTTCGCACCGCAGATGCATTTCTGATCGAAAAAATCTACCTCTGTGGTATCACCGCTTCCCCACCGCACCGGGACATTACGAAAACCGCACTGGGGGCGACCAAAACAGTGCGCTGGGAACATCACACAAACACCTCTGAAGTCATTGAGGAACTTCAGCAGTCAGGGGTTAAAATACTTGCCATAGAACAAGCGGAGAACGCCGTCATGCTCAATGATTTTGCCGTGAAAAGTGGTGAAAAGTACGCGGTTATTTTTGGCAATGAGGTAAAAGGCGTGCAACAGGAACTCGTCAATGCGGCAGATGCTATTATTGAAATTCCGCAGCTTGGTACAAAGCATTCACTTAACATATCTGTGAGTGCCGGGGTTGTAATCTGGGATCTTTTTGTTAAAATAAAATTTAAATAG
- the folK gene encoding 2-amino-4-hydroxy-6-hydroxymethyldihydropteridine diphosphokinase encodes MKTLTHIYLSLGGNQGDTFKNLQLAVNLLYERVGFINAISPVYKTPSWGFEGPHFLNAVLQISTRLTSDEVLNTVLAIEQELGRTRDPDYKRAKTYQNRPIDIDLLFYGNEVINTGQLQVPHPRLHERRFVLLPLTDIASGLVHPKFRNSIKDLLAETDDKSECEQLTDKLIDPGSSYNLKKHHFIAIEGNIGAGKTTLSNLIAEEFNAKLILERFKENPFLPKFYEDQSRYAFPLEMSFLADRYQQLLDDIGQFDLFKDFMIADYDSYKSLIFAQITLGAEEFNLYKKLHGMMYRELSKPSLYVYLYQNTERLLQNIKKRGREYEQQISGDYLGKINEGYLQFIKTKQQDNVRIIDISELDFVSSREDYIQVIREMSKS; translated from the coding sequence ATTAAAACCTTAACACACATATACTTATCACTGGGAGGCAACCAGGGCGATACCTTTAAAAATTTACAGTTGGCCGTTAACCTGCTCTATGAACGTGTGGGTTTCATTAATGCTATTTCGCCAGTCTATAAAACCCCTTCCTGGGGTTTTGAAGGCCCCCATTTTTTAAATGCTGTTTTACAAATCAGTACCAGACTTACGAGTGACGAAGTTTTGAATACTGTGCTTGCCATTGAGCAGGAACTGGGCAGAACCCGGGATCCTGACTATAAACGGGCAAAAACATATCAAAACCGTCCCATAGATATTGACCTGCTTTTTTATGGTAATGAAGTGATTAATACAGGCCAACTGCAGGTCCCACATCCACGTTTGCACGAACGGCGATTTGTACTGCTTCCGCTAACGGATATAGCGTCTGGTCTGGTGCATCCTAAATTCAGAAATAGCATAAAAGATCTACTTGCTGAAACTGATGATAAGTCAGAGTGTGAGCAGCTTACAGATAAACTTATTGATCCAGGGTCGAGCTATAACCTCAAAAAACATCATTTTATTGCGATTGAAGGTAATATAGGCGCTGGTAAGACCACGCTTTCAAACCTTATTGCCGAAGAATTCAATGCAAAACTCATACTGGAACGTTTTAAGGAAAACCCTTTTTTGCCCAAATTTTACGAGGATCAATCCCGGTACGCTTTTCCCCTGGAGATGTCTTTCCTGGCAGACCGTTACCAGCAATTGCTTGATGATATAGGTCAGTTTGACCTTTTTAAGGATTTTATGATTGCAGATTATGACAGTTACAAATCGCTCATCTTTGCTCAGATTACACTGGGCGCCGAGGAATTTAACCTCTATAAAAAATTGCACGGTATGATGTACCGCGAACTTTCAAAACCGAGTTTGTATGTATATCTGTATCAAAATACAGAACGTTTACTTCAAAATATTAAGAAAAGAGGGAGGGAGTATGAGCAGCAGATCTCAGGCGATTATCTGGGAAAGATAAATGAAGGTTACCTTCAATTTATCAAGACAAAGCAACAAGACAATGTCAGGATAATAGATATTTCAGAACTGGATTTTGTAAGCAGTCGGGAAGATTATATACAAGTGATCCGTGAGATGAGCAAATCTTAA
- a CDS encoding queuosine precursor transporter, which yields MQESRTQRDAFLAYRIYFILGALFICSLVVSNLIFQKFFYWDFFGIYHFEISVGILPYPITFLITDLISEIYGKKKANQVVTTGIFASLFSLLIIWISDVVPATDWSPINDTLFGKVFGATVIAVLASMMAYLFAQYVDIQVFHFWKRVTKGKHLWLRNNFSTFFSQFIDTATVLLLLCSFGKIEWERFWALLEAGFLFKVLIAICDTPFLYLGVYYFRKRFKLKPEEELGNTLDKFQLEEKI from the coding sequence TTGCAAGAATCACGAACACAGCGGGATGCCTTTTTAGCCTACCGTATTTATTTTATTCTGGGGGCACTTTTCATTTGTTCGCTGGTGGTCTCCAATCTTATCTTTCAAAAATTTTTTTACTGGGATTTTTTCGGGATTTACCACTTTGAGATTTCCGTAGGCATACTTCCCTATCCCATTACTTTTTTGATCACTGATCTTATCAGCGAGATCTATGGTAAGAAAAAAGCAAACCAGGTGGTTACCACAGGTATTTTTGCCTCCTTGTTCTCCTTGTTGATCATTTGGATTTCAGACGTGGTCCCAGCCACGGACTGGTCCCCTATTAACGATACCTTATTTGGTAAGGTGTTTGGCGCTACGGTTATTGCCGTGCTCGCCTCTATGATGGCTTATCTGTTTGCGCAATATGTTGATATACAGGTTTTCCATTTCTGGAAAAGGGTCACTAAAGGCAAACATTTATGGCTACGCAACAACTTTTCCACCTTTTTTAGTCAGTTTATTGATACCGCTACCGTATTGTTGCTGCTCTGTTCTTTCGGAAAAATTGAATGGGAACGCTTCTGGGCGTTATTAGAGGCAGGGTTTTTGTTCAAAGTACTCATAGCCATTTGTGACACACCATTTTTATATTTGGGTGTCTATTACTTTAGAAAGCGCTTTAAGCTCAAACCTGAAGAAGAACTGGGCAATACGCTTGACAAATTTCAACTGGAAGAAAAAATTTAA
- a CDS encoding AsmA-like C-terminal region-containing protein, with protein sequence MKKALKIIGIVLGILILILILTPIIFKGQLESLVKKEINKNLNATVAWEDLSLSLFSSFPDAALTINDFSVINKEPFAGDTLASGKELRLQMGIPQLFKSSNGIKIDALALNDAFINIKVDSLGKANYDIAKVDTSTQTSPKPSAENTSTTPSEGIQFGVQHYEINNSRLNYLDESTNTFLRLKELNHEGNGDFSAVTSTLETKTNALVSFDFDGTNYLNNNSVQLDAAIAMNLDKMRFTFKDNKALVNQLPLVFEGFVQVNETNNEMDLTFKTPSSDFKNFLAVIPEEYAKNLDGVTTSGDFQVDGRINGIVDDENIPMLDIKVSSNNASFKYPDLPKTVENINIDAQLKNETGKLEDIYLNLGNLTFQIDQDRFAAKGRIERLTTNPLVDMALDGKLNLANLEKAYPLELEQDLNGLLSVNLTTTFDMESVEKEQFQNIKSQGTASLRDFKYTSPELPNAFLISETNLKFNTSTISLEKLNAKTGNTDISATGTLENLIPFMVSDQDLKGRFNVQSNTVDLADFSIAETEETQTTEEKTTKNAPKDQKTVENTPKTGEEAIKIPSFLDAGIDFAIGTVIYDNIKLSNVKGSILIVDETATLKNVTSDIFGGNIGLAGNVSTKGETPQFDMKIDLKKIDIDQSFAGLNLLKGLAPIAKALHGNLNTDFQLKGNLNNDLTPILNSLAGNAFAQLLTAKVDPKEMPLLSALDDKLTFIDLSDINLDNLKTTLSFDEGKIAVKPFNFDVKGINVNVSGSHNFDNTMNYTVGLDVPGKMLGSEIGSKLAGLSSTDLNNYKVEIPVSLTGNFSSPKVSVNTQGAISNLTQQIIASQKAKLQEKGEDKIKDALGNLLGGDKKEDAATTPPQTKKDSSQAEVKNAVKNVLGGLLNKKKKDTTGNN encoded by the coding sequence ATGAAAAAAGCATTGAAAATTATAGGGATCGTTCTCGGTATCCTGATCCTCATCTTAATCCTCACCCCTATAATTTTTAAGGGCCAGCTGGAAAGCCTGGTTAAAAAAGAGATCAATAAGAACCTAAATGCAACGGTGGCCTGGGAAGATCTGAGCCTTAGCCTTTTTTCCAGTTTTCCCGATGCCGCTCTTACTATTAACGATTTTAGCGTGATCAACAAAGAACCTTTTGCCGGTGACACGCTGGCTAGTGGCAAAGAACTTAGATTACAAATGGGGATACCGCAACTGTTTAAAAGCAGCAACGGGATCAAAATTGATGCACTTGCACTCAACGATGCCTTTATAAACATTAAAGTGGATAGCCTGGGTAAAGCCAATTATGACATTGCAAAAGTTGATACTTCAACGCAAACTTCTCCTAAACCTTCCGCAGAAAATACTTCAACGACTCCTTCTGAAGGTATACAGTTTGGTGTACAGCATTATGAAATAAACAATTCGCGCCTCAATTATCTTGATGAGAGCACCAATACCTTTTTAAGGCTAAAAGAACTGAACCACGAAGGCAACGGTGACTTTTCTGCCGTGACCTCAACCTTAGAAACGAAGACAAATGCTTTAGTATCCTTTGATTTTGATGGCACAAACTACCTGAACAACAACAGCGTGCAACTGGATGCAGCTATCGCCATGAACCTTGATAAAATGCGTTTTACTTTTAAAGATAATAAAGCGCTTGTAAATCAATTGCCTCTTGTTTTTGAAGGTTTTGTACAGGTCAATGAGACTAATAATGAGATGGACCTTACTTTTAAAACCCCATCCAGTGACTTTAAAAACTTCCTTGCTGTTATTCCAGAAGAGTATGCAAAAAACCTTGATGGTGTTACGACCTCTGGCGATTTTCAGGTGGATGGGCGTATCAATGGGATTGTGGATGATGAAAATATCCCTATGCTTGATATTAAAGTGTCCTCTAACAATGCTTCCTTCAAATATCCTGACCTGCCCAAAACCGTAGAAAATATCAACATTGACGCCCAACTCAAAAATGAAACGGGCAAACTGGAAGATATTTATCTCAATCTGGGCAACCTTACCTTTCAGATAGATCAGGATAGATTTGCCGCTAAAGGCCGTATTGAGCGTCTTACCACAAATCCACTGGTAGATATGGCGCTAGATGGCAAGTTGAATCTGGCCAATCTGGAAAAAGCATATCCGCTTGAACTGGAGCAGGATCTTAATGGTTTGCTCAGCGTAAACCTGACCACTACTTTTGATATGGAAAGTGTGGAAAAAGAACAGTTTCAGAATATTAAAAGTCAGGGAACGGCAAGTTTGCGCGATTTCAAATATACATCCCCAGAGTTGCCCAATGCGTTTCTTATCAGTGAAACCAACCTGAAATTCAACACCAGCACCATAAGTCTTGAAAAATTAAATGCCAAGACGGGAAACACAGATATTTCGGCCACGGGAACACTTGAAAACCTGATTCCTTTTATGGTTTCAGACCAGGATCTTAAAGGCAGGTTCAATGTACAATCAAATACGGTTGACCTGGCAGATTTCAGCATAGCGGAAACCGAAGAAACACAAACTACAGAAGAAAAAACCACTAAAAACGCCCCAAAAGATCAAAAAACAGTCGAAAACACCCCTAAAACGGGTGAGGAAGCCATAAAAATACCCTCTTTTCTGGATGCTGGGATTGATTTTGCCATAGGCACGGTGATCTATGATAATATCAAACTTTCTAACGTAAAAGGTTCTATCCTTATCGTAGATGAAACTGCCACCTTGAAAAATGTGACTTCAGATATTTTTGGCGGAAACATTGGTCTTGCCGGTAATGTGAGCACAAAGGGCGAAACCCCTCAGTTTGATATGAAAATCGATCTGAAAAAGATAGATATCGATCAATCGTTTGCCGGTCTCAATTTGCTGAAAGGCCTTGCTCCCATCGCAAAAGCCCTTCACGGAAACCTAAATACCGATTTTCAGCTTAAAGGAAACCTCAATAATGACCTAACCCCAATTCTAAATTCGCTGGCGGGAAATGCTTTTGCCCAGTTATTGACCGCGAAAGTTGATCCCAAGGAAATGCCTTTGCTAAGTGCTTTAGATGATAAGTTGACCTTTATAGACCTCAGCGATATAAACCTGGACAACCTTAAAACAACGCTAAGTTTTGATGAGGGTAAAATAGCTGTAAAACCTTTTAATTTTGATGTCAAGGGTATAAATGTAAACGTAAGTGGTAGCCACAACTTTGACAATACGATGAATTATACCGTAGGCCTTGATGTTCCCGGCAAAATGCTGGGCAGCGAGATAGGCAGTAAACTGGCTGGTTTGAGCAGTACAGATCTTAATAACTATAAGGTTGAAATTCCGGTTTCCCTTACAGGAAACTTTAGCAGTCCCAAGGTAAGTGTAAATACCCAGGGCGCGATCAGCAACCTGACTCAGCAGATCATTGCCTCGCAAAAAGCCAAATTACAGGAAAAGGGAGAAGATAAAATAAAAGACGCGCTGGGCAATCTACTGGGAGGTGATAAAAAAGAGGATGCCGCAACTACGCCACCACAGACTAAAAAAGATTCTTCCCAGGCCGAAGTGAAAAACGCGGTTAAAAACGTACTTGGTGGTCTGCTTAACAAGAAAAAGAAGGATACAACTGGGAATAACTAA
- a CDS encoding MGMT family protein has translation MAKDNSGFFDRVYDVARQIPYGRVTSYGAIAKALGAAGSARMVGWAMNNAGNFEDVPAHRVLNRNGLLTGKHHFPGTNLMQKMLEEEGIIITDDKVQDFKTLFWDPVIELGLLDDQ, from the coding sequence ATGGCGAAAGACAACAGCGGTTTTTTTGATAGAGTATATGATGTGGCGCGTCAAATTCCCTATGGAAGGGTGACAAGTTATGGAGCTATCGCAAAAGCTTTAGGCGCTGCCGGAAGCGCACGTATGGTAGGTTGGGCCATGAATAATGCTGGTAACTTTGAAGATGTTCCCGCACACCGCGTTCTCAACCGAAACGGTTTACTTACCGGCAAACACCATTTTCCCGGTACAAACCTTATGCAAAAAATGCTTGAAGAAGAAGGAATTATTATAACCGATGATAAGGTTCAGGATTTTAAAACCCTTTTCTGGGATCCTGTAATCGAATTAGGACTTCTGGACGACCAATGA